A window from Natronorubrum aibiense encodes these proteins:
- the dptF gene encoding DNA phosphorothioation-dependent restriction protein DptF: protein MGEAGAIVGGHIDRNSLRQGLYVSTKEDDLVKSFFVDDYIEDGKLLIITGSAGDGKSALLSRAYRLAQEEGIDSLTETDIHMDATASTQKTKTYDETLSEFFDTAIQRINEGEGPRSGVAINLGLAIDFFERKGKKEKYQEIWDAIEGAKPQRTNEKVSIRVLNLSHRQLFRTQPDHFGEGLLREIVDKFDASDPESPFYEAFQFEKEECPAHGDCPLHYNMERFTDDEVRANIARLLAAKSLIENSYLNPRRILDYLASILLPPTLESIAKEDSACPIGRSIETDGKITSRMMIWNSVFQIIDDHDGERSGHLDPSAQSEKEIDLRILEWAANPSTLDEILESHPTIANFSIEEKIQTTLRKQYLEGKQREQIRTAIEWSWFTDFLGAYTYLNRDTSEEIDPQVEKELKNCAVNMNQTLTDALKGWSGKHTNSNYIEFVDGIKTTDYRFLAQWSNPSPNREKSRQRTKRETTPGQLWFVLEPEQANTEVPIPISFELYVLMKRISMGYNPNVRDLERSEGIRLIHSRLSEFTDKQNSVRIVNKNGEELLSVEKGAFDGIKIRGKGQ from the coding sequence ATGGGGGAAGCAGGTGCCATTGTTGGTGGACATATCGACCGCAATAGTTTACGTCAAGGGTTATATGTTTCTACGAAAGAAGATGACTTAGTCAAGTCTTTCTTTGTTGATGACTATATCGAAGACGGTAAATTACTAATTATCACTGGAAGCGCAGGTGATGGAAAAAGTGCCCTTCTCTCTCGAGCATATCGATTAGCTCAAGAAGAGGGGATTGACTCATTGACAGAAACGGACATCCATATGGATGCCACTGCATCTACCCAAAAAACGAAAACATATGATGAGACACTTAGCGAGTTCTTCGATACAGCAATACAACGGATAAACGAAGGAGAAGGTCCTCGTTCTGGAGTGGCAATTAATCTCGGTCTTGCTATTGACTTCTTCGAGCGAAAAGGAAAGAAAGAGAAATATCAAGAAATATGGGATGCGATAGAGGGGGCAAAACCTCAGAGGACAAATGAGAAAGTCTCAATCCGGGTTCTAAACCTAAGTCATCGACAACTGTTCAGGACACAACCAGATCACTTTGGAGAAGGTCTACTCCGTGAAATCGTAGACAAATTCGATGCCAGTGATCCGGAAAGTCCGTTTTACGAAGCTTTTCAATTTGAGAAAGAGGAATGTCCTGCACACGGTGATTGCCCACTCCATTATAATATGGAACGATTCACCGATGACGAGGTGAGGGCGAATATTGCTCGTTTACTTGCAGCTAAGAGTCTTATTGAAAACTCGTATCTGAATCCTCGTCGAATCTTGGATTACTTAGCATCTATTCTCCTCCCACCTACGCTAGAATCGATTGCTAAGGAAGATTCGGCATGTCCGATCGGACGCTCGATCGAGACAGATGGAAAAATCACATCGAGAATGATGATCTGGAATAGTGTATTCCAAATAATAGACGATCACGACGGAGAGCGGAGTGGACACCTCGATCCATCTGCCCAGTCTGAAAAAGAAATTGATCTTAGAATTCTTGAATGGGCTGCAAACCCATCTACACTAGATGAAATTTTGGAGTCCCATCCAACTATAGCTAATTTCTCGATCGAGGAGAAGATCCAAACTACGCTTCGAAAACAGTACTTAGAAGGAAAACAACGCGAGCAAATTCGAACGGCTATTGAATGGTCTTGGTTCACCGACTTCCTTGGTGCATATACATATCTCAACCGGGATACGAGTGAAGAAATCGATCCTCAAGTCGAGAAGGAACTTAAAAACTGTGCGGTCAATATGAACCAAACGCTAACAGATGCGCTAAAGGGATGGAGTGGAAAGCATACAAACAGCAATTATATTGAGTTCGTTGATGGAATAAAAACTACAGACTACCGATTTCTGGCACAATGGTCAAACCCTTCGCCGAACAGAGAGAAATCCAGACAGAGAACGAAACGTGAAACAACACCTGGGCAGCTCTGGTTTGTTCTTGAACCCGAACAAGCAAATACTGAAGTTCCAATACCAATCTCCTTCGAACTCTATGTCTTAATGAAGCGAATTAGCATGGGTTACAATCCAAATGTTCGTGATTTAGAGAGATCCGAGGGAATTCGATTAATTCACTCTCGCCTATCTGAATTCACTGACAAGCAAAACTCTGTCCGTATTGTCAATAAGAACGGTGAAGAATTATTATCCGTCGAAAAGGGGGCCTTCGATGGAATCAAAATTAGAGGGAAAGGCCAATGA
- a CDS encoding DNA adenine methylase → MAEPILRWAGGKRQYLDKILHHLPPKMEFDAYFEPFFGGGSVFFSLEPSNGYISDVNPRLMNFYSQIQNSPSQVISKNKELDREFEALVSQRQRTLDEYGDSNNMSKRELPDEPKSSETYRTEFYETKREEFNDLRNSNGECKDPLREAVLFLFLNRTCWNGLYRSNQEGDFNVPLGRQWTKIAFLENRIHEAHRVLSSTTISSGDFAQVLELPSQNDLVFLDPPYPAGPNEDGFQDYHPAGFGLDRQKELAEFALKLDSQGVYVMITNAPSEAVMNIYEETGVLDRFEIDRLEGSRMINSVSENRTDIGETDVILTNYDQTGSAGVFNF, encoded by the coding sequence ATGGCCGAACCCATTCTTCGATGGGCAGGGGGAAAAAGACAATACCTCGATAAAATCCTGCACCACCTGCCACCAAAAATGGAATTTGACGCATATTTTGAACCTTTCTTTGGTGGAGGAAGTGTGTTTTTCTCTTTGGAACCTTCAAATGGGTACATCAGTGATGTCAATCCTCGTCTCATGAATTTCTATTCACAGATTCAGAATTCACCCTCCCAAGTAATATCGAAAAACAAGGAATTAGATAGAGAGTTTGAGGCGCTTGTATCACAACGACAGCGAACATTAGATGAGTACGGAGATTCCAACAATATGTCCAAAAGGGAACTTCCGGATGAGCCCAAGTCGTCGGAAACCTACAGAACCGAGTTTTACGAAACGAAGCGTGAAGAATTCAACGATCTACGGAATTCTAATGGAGAATGTAAAGATCCACTTCGCGAAGCCGTTTTGTTCTTGTTCCTTAATAGAACCTGTTGGAACGGACTTTATAGATCTAATCAAGAAGGTGATTTTAATGTCCCACTTGGACGTCAGTGGACAAAAATAGCATTTCTTGAAAACCGGATTCATGAGGCTCACCGTGTATTAAGCAGTACTACTATTTCATCAGGAGATTTCGCACAAGTCCTTGAATTACCGAGTCAGAACGACTTAGTCTTCCTCGATCCACCTTACCCGGCCGGTCCTAACGAGGATGGTTTTCAAGATTATCACCCTGCAGGATTCGGTCTTGATCGCCAAAAAGAACTTGCTGAATTTGCGCTCAAACTGGACTCACAAGGAGTCTATGTAATGATTACAAATGCCCCTTCAGAAGCTGTTATGAATATCTACGAAGAAACGGGGGTTCTGGACCGGTTTGAAATTGATCGATTAGAGGGGTCTCGAATGATTAATAGCGTTTCAGAAAACCGCACTGATATTGGAGAAACAGATGTTATTCTTACTAACTACGACCAAACCGGTAGTGCAGGCGTATTCAATTTTTGA
- a CDS encoding ATP-binding protein → MTQQTAQDLAQQRAQLLPTKDTLKALKSDVTLESACLELCDNSIDAWKRNKNQSGSAHLEISTEEKDKRTELLIRDDTGGVRRKDSSMLFGLGQTAKGDSRGLIGTFGVGAKKSLVNLGIPFQIRSCHEDEDVGWTYRITEEWFEDDTDWSVNIHPDRDISPGTTEIRIEDLNYNWTKENTENLCSALGQAYNCFLSDDFQSIKDTNYNLKITVNGTPVTAEGLPEWSYTPFDGLAPRRYENIEIDHPESNKPVSVSITVGLLRKKTADNVGTDIYCQQRKIASGLRNEVGGFGNGPEGIGKFMARHERLKVIVEIETEADGRLLPWDTQKSTIDRYNPIMRGTETTRGVYNWLRRTVEPYYLLDADKVPRAFVEPYNSTHDQAVNNGSPIIHDYRGRERVGTNHRPDTDLSEIKSIHDAAIAHAALRIRCDAAFKSSKLPAYTLQLETECERDIDTLTEVTTVPPDSVVEEPFQTVGQIKELARRHIAEGIIYIDELEAWGRPTYERYVNQNSDDNLELVNESPQGVPATFEELTDDVMQKTISANSSSNVATSKKTVSEEEENGCAEIYLVLDRGSDEEQVARLLECERNKICRSLDLSSNEADEVVWEELKHHLESLID, encoded by the coding sequence GTGACTCAGCAGACAGCGCAAGATCTGGCTCAGCAGCGAGCTCAACTCCTTCCAACAAAGGATACGCTCAAAGCGCTGAAATCGGACGTGACTTTGGAGTCTGCTTGCCTAGAACTTTGCGATAACTCGATAGATGCGTGGAAGAGAAATAAGAATCAATCGGGATCTGCTCATCTTGAGATTTCCACGGAAGAGAAGGATAAGAGAACAGAACTACTAATCCGAGATGATACGGGCGGTGTCCGTCGTAAGGACTCGTCTATGCTTTTCGGTTTAGGACAGACTGCCAAAGGCGACTCTCGCGGTTTGATTGGGACATTCGGAGTAGGTGCAAAAAAGAGTCTCGTCAACCTTGGGATTCCGTTTCAGATCCGCTCATGCCATGAGGATGAAGATGTTGGATGGACATATAGAATCACGGAAGAATGGTTTGAAGATGACACTGACTGGTCAGTGAATATTCACCCAGACAGAGATATTAGCCCAGGAACGACAGAAATTCGGATTGAAGACCTAAATTATAATTGGACTAAAGAAAATACGGAAAATTTGTGTTCTGCACTCGGACAAGCATATAATTGCTTTTTATCCGACGACTTCCAGAGCATCAAAGATACAAATTATAATCTTAAAATAACTGTCAATGGTACGCCAGTTACAGCGGAGGGTCTCCCAGAATGGTCATATACACCATTTGATGGCTTGGCACCACGACGCTACGAAAATATTGAGATAGACCATCCAGAATCTAATAAACCAGTTTCTGTTTCGATCACTGTTGGTCTACTGAGAAAAAAGACGGCTGATAACGTTGGTACGGACATCTACTGCCAACAGCGAAAGATCGCATCCGGTCTGAGAAATGAAGTTGGCGGATTTGGGAACGGACCAGAGGGAATTGGGAAGTTTATGGCTCGCCACGAACGGCTGAAAGTTATTGTGGAAATTGAGACGGAGGCAGATGGTCGATTACTCCCGTGGGACACTCAAAAATCTACGATCGACCGATACAACCCAATTATGCGTGGCACTGAGACCACACGCGGCGTATATAATTGGCTGCGCCGAACGGTTGAACCATATTACCTTCTTGACGCAGACAAGGTGCCCAGAGCCTTCGTAGAACCCTATAATTCCACTCATGATCAAGCAGTTAATAATGGATCACCTATCATTCATGATTATCGCGGGCGAGAGAGGGTTGGAACAAATCACCGACCAGATACCGATCTCTCAGAAATTAAATCTATCCATGATGCCGCAATAGCACATGCTGCACTGCGAATTAGATGTGATGCAGCGTTTAAATCATCAAAACTCCCTGCCTATACCTTACAACTCGAAACGGAATGTGAAAGAGATATTGACACACTCACTGAAGTAACGACTGTGCCACCTGATTCAGTGGTTGAAGAGCCTTTCCAAACAGTTGGCCAAATCAAAGAGTTGGCACGACGGCATATTGCTGAAGGAATCATCTATATTGACGAGTTAGAAGCATGGGGGCGTCCAACGTATGAACGGTATGTCAACCAAAACTCTGATGACAACTTGGAATTAGTAAACGAATCTCCACAGGGGGTTCCCGCAACTTTTGAAGAGTTGACAGACGATGTCATGCAAAAAACAATCTCTGCTAATTCCTCGAGCAATGTAGCGACCTCGAAAAAGACGGTTTCAGAGGAAGAGGAAAATGGATGCGCAGAAATATACTTGGTCCTTGATCGTGGTTCTGATGAGGAACAAGTTGCAAGACTTTTAGAGTGTGAACGAAACAAAATTTGTCGCTCACTTGACCTCTCTTCTAACGAAGCAGACGAGGTTGTCTGGGAAGAGTTGAAGCACCACCTCGAGTCTTTGATCGATTAA
- a CDS encoding DNA adenine methylase: protein MAKPVLKWAGGKRQMLDEILPRVPSENRFDRYFEPFVGGGALFFELEPSNAYLSDVNSRLVNFYTQVQQRPEELIGVISELIRKHSEELYYERRTEFNEIPQNAKCPDLLLRQAGLFYYLNQTCFNGLYRENEEGDFNVPYGRQKTDPSVQPDQIRQAHKALQSATIKSGDFMRIEEMVTDNDLVYFDPPYQKLSGGSNFSQYNKKGYASEEQDDLRNLAVRLHKKGARVLITNSISAKSLYTANKIPDPFRVVDVTAERAINSDSAHRTVASEIIVTNISPFELTDTDTLPFLQ, encoded by the coding sequence ATGGCTAAACCAGTTCTAAAGTGGGCGGGTGGGAAAAGACAAATGTTAGATGAAATTCTCCCCCGTGTACCCTCCGAAAACCGATTTGACCGTTATTTTGAACCATTTGTAGGCGGCGGCGCTCTATTCTTTGAGCTTGAACCATCCAATGCTTACTTGAGTGATGTGAACTCTCGGCTCGTTAACTTCTACACACAGGTACAACAACGACCTGAGGAATTGATCGGGGTAATTAGCGAACTGATCCGGAAGCATTCTGAGGAACTCTACTACGAGCGACGAACAGAGTTCAATGAAATTCCTCAGAATGCCAAATGTCCTGATCTCCTTCTTCGCCAAGCAGGGCTCTTTTATTATTTGAATCAGACCTGTTTCAATGGCCTATATCGAGAAAATGAAGAGGGGGATTTCAACGTTCCTTACGGGAGACAAAAAACAGATCCAAGTGTTCAACCGGACCAGATCCGTCAAGCTCATAAAGCCCTGCAGTCTGCGACAATCAAATCGGGGGACTTTATGCGGATCGAGGAGATGGTAACAGATAACGACTTAGTTTATTTTGACCCTCCTTACCAAAAATTGTCTGGCGGGTCCAACTTCTCGCAATATAATAAAAAGGGATATGCATCTGAAGAACAAGATGATCTCCGGAATCTTGCAGTTCGACTTCATAAAAAAGGGGCGCGCGTACTGATCACCAATTCCATCTCAGCAAAGTCCCTGTATACTGCGAATAAAATCCCTGATCCGTTTCGTGTTGTCGACGTCACTGCCGAACGGGCGATCAACAGCGACTCTGCCCATAGGACAGTGGCATCAGAAATCATAGTGACCAACATATCTCCCTTCGAGTTGACTGATACTGATACTCTTCCCTTCTTACAATAA